One window of Gloeothece citriformis PCC 7424 genomic DNA carries:
- a CDS encoding ABC exporter membrane fusion protein, with amino-acid sequence MNRNIPQDLNQELESLLALETNPNQDGVLQKEETFLDEGFLENIEGLVNNFEDNLEQIKQTISHLEQELITEYETIRDLEAKQNNARGSQGVFLDTQLAVEEQKKEMLESMLLEQRRNLDKQEAFLSNFCQIQQHLTQIVADNSQDSTNTPDTQWDNSYLEQPLLEDLEIPSTPTPEEKPQKVRKPWIIVLSCLGLLTTGAIVFYNSSFFRQQFLTAPVSVEETPQNRSVSALGYLEPQGEVIKVSAPAFVEGTRVENLLVKLGDRVKKGQVIAILDNRERLQAALEQAKTQVFVAQSRLDQVLAGSKSGDIKAQDAKFQRTSAELEGQIRVQKAAIANLEAQLSGEKLAQEAQIERIKAELNNASQDCARYESLYQDGAVSVQQRDHVCLEQQTTEKSLREARANLTRIVSTLTKQIEEAKANLERTVVTLQQQIDEDKARLNSVEEVRSVDVKVAQAELQAAKSAVQKAQADLNLAYVHAPKDGQILDIQVWPGELVKNEGIVELGQTDQMYVTAEVYETDINQIRAGQKAIIKCDGIVKDLQGTVEEIGLQIKKKDILGTDPVADTDSRIVNVKIRLNPEDSKLVSNFTNFQVHVVINTSPSPK; translated from the coding sequence ATGAATAGAAATATACCTCAAGATCTTAACCAGGAACTAGAGTCTCTGTTGGCTCTGGAAACCAACCCTAATCAAGATGGAGTCCTCCAGAAAGAAGAAACCTTTCTTGATGAAGGATTTTTAGAAAATATAGAAGGATTAGTTAACAATTTTGAAGACAATTTAGAGCAAATTAAACAGACAATTAGCCATCTTGAACAAGAGCTTATTACAGAGTATGAAACCATTAGAGACTTAGAAGCCAAACAAAATAATGCTAGAGGGTCTCAAGGGGTTTTTTTAGACACTCAACTAGCGGTTGAAGAGCAAAAAAAGGAAATGCTAGAATCAATGCTACTAGAGCAAAGACGGAATCTTGACAAGCAAGAAGCGTTTTTGAGCAACTTTTGTCAAATTCAACAGCATTTAACCCAAATTGTTGCCGATAATTCTCAAGATAGTACCAACACCCCAGACACTCAGTGGGATAACTCTTACCTTGAGCAACCCCTATTAGAAGACCTAGAAATTCCATCAACCCCAACACCAGAAGAAAAACCCCAAAAAGTTCGCAAGCCCTGGATTATTGTCCTTTCATGTTTGGGATTGCTAACTACAGGAGCAATTGTATTTTATAATTCTAGCTTTTTTCGTCAACAATTCTTAACAGCACCGGTTTCTGTGGAGGAAACGCCTCAAAATCGCTCTGTTTCCGCTTTGGGATATCTAGAACCTCAAGGAGAAGTCATTAAGGTATCAGCCCCTGCTTTTGTAGAAGGAACAAGAGTGGAAAACCTTTTAGTCAAACTCGGCGATCGGGTTAAAAAGGGACAAGTCATCGCCATTTTGGATAATCGTGAACGTCTCCAAGCGGCTTTAGAACAAGCAAAAACTCAAGTATTTGTCGCTCAAAGTCGTTTAGATCAAGTTTTAGCCGGGTCTAAATCTGGCGATATTAAAGCTCAGGATGCCAAATTTCAACGCACATCTGCTGAGTTAGAAGGACAAATTAGGGTACAAAAAGCAGCAATTGCTAATTTAGAAGCCCAACTATCCGGAGAAAAATTAGCACAAGAAGCGCAAATTGAGAGAATTAAAGCTGAGTTGAACAATGCCAGTCAGGATTGCGCTCGTTATGAAAGTTTATATCAAGATGGAGCGGTTTCAGTACAACAGCGAGATCATGTTTGTTTAGAGCAACAAACCACTGAAAAAAGCCTTCGAGAAGCTAGGGCTAATTTGACCCGAATTGTGAGTACATTAACCAAACAAATCGAGGAAGCTAAAGCGAATTTAGAGCGAACGGTTGTTACTTTACAACAACAAATTGATGAAGACAAAGCGAGATTAAATTCGGTTGAAGAAGTTCGTTCCGTAGATGTTAAAGTGGCTCAAGCAGAATTACAAGCAGCCAAATCAGCCGTACAAAAAGCCCAGGCAGATTTAAACTTAGCTTATGTTCACGCTCCCAAAGATGGGCAAATTTTGGATATTCAGGTATGGCCTGGTGAACTCGTCAAAAATGAGGGAATTGTTGAATTAGGACAAACGGATCAAATGTATGTTACAGCAGAAGTTTATGAGACTGATATTAATCAAATTCGTGCTGGACAAAAGGCAATAATTAAGTGTGATGGTATTGTTAAAGACTTACAAGGAACAGTAGAGGAAATAGGCTTACAAATTAAGAAAAAGGATATTTTGGGAACTGATCCAGTGGCAGATACGGATTCGAGAATCGTCAATGTTAAAATCCGTCTCAATCCTGAAGATAGTAAGCTAGTCTCCAATTTTACTAACTTTCAAGTTCATGTTGTTATTAACACCTCTCCATCGCCAAAATAA
- a CDS encoding isoprenylcysteine carboxyl methyltransferase family protein → MLTKAIFLGIIILVILQRLIELKISKDHAADILAQGGQQHSDNLLSVVKLMQISWWIAMIAEVWYFNRPWIPTLAFISLVGLIGGQSLRYLSMQALGWRWTLSIMTVPSLSVVNGGVYQYLRHPNWLGVILEIFFLPLIQGAFITAITFSLLNAVVMSQRIQAEEKALMETTNYATVMAEKPRFIPNLAQLASSLISNNLNP, encoded by the coding sequence ATGTTGACTAAAGCTATATTTTTGGGAATTATTATTTTAGTCATTTTACAGCGTTTGATTGAGCTTAAAATCAGCAAAGATCATGCGGCTGATATTCTCGCTCAGGGAGGACAACAACACAGTGACAATTTACTTTCTGTCGTCAAACTGATGCAAATTAGCTGGTGGATAGCTATGATTGCCGAAGTTTGGTATTTCAACCGGCCTTGGATTCCCACTTTAGCTTTTATCTCCTTAGTGGGATTAATAGGAGGACAAAGTTTACGCTATTTATCGATGCAAGCGCTCGGATGGCGTTGGACTCTTTCAATTATGACCGTTCCTAGTCTTTCTGTGGTTAATGGAGGAGTTTATCAATATTTACGTCATCCCAATTGGTTGGGAGTAATTCTGGAAATTTTTTTCCTCCCTCTCATTCAGGGAGCATTTATAACTGCTATTACTTTTTCTCTGTTGAATGCTGTTGTGATGAGTCAACGAATTCAGGCAGAAGAAAAAGCCTTAATGGAAACAACAAATTATGCTACGGTCATGGCAGAAAAACCACGATTTATCCCAAACTTGGCGCAACTAGCATCCTCCCTAATCAGCAATAACCTTAACCCTTAA
- a CDS encoding type III polyketide synthase, producing the protein MTFIVNSAVSFPEHYYPQEVLANALRKYCLMMNLDFDLDNIDRFFTNVMIKGRYFMLPIDNFFEPQSIEKSMEDTIEATVTLVENVVSKLLKNSGLQPTDISQLTSVSLVPAVPSLDARLMNRMPFCASLKRMPLGGIGCMGGAFGVARVADYLKGYPTEAAILVAAEPSSSLWQGSLQRDLSSMIHRLRDDPSQYSDIIMTIVTAALFGDGAAAVLMVGREHPLAQAGQPQVIDSRSILLPNTISLMGMDIVNTGTRNILRPEVADFVKVGLRQAIDPLLEAHNLSIDKISRWMVHPGGPKILNAVEEEFGLNEQALHLSREVLEEVGNLSSPTVLYILNKTLAGEPPEPGSYGLIIAMGPGFSQEVILVQW; encoded by the coding sequence ATGACTTTTATTGTTAACAGTGCTGTTAGTTTTCCGGAGCATTATTATCCCCAGGAAGTTCTAGCCAATGCTCTGCGAAAATATTGTCTAATGATGAATTTAGACTTTGATTTAGATAATATTGACCGCTTTTTTACCAACGTCATGATTAAAGGGCGTTATTTTATGTTGCCTATCGATAACTTTTTTGAACCGCAGAGTATCGAAAAAAGTATGGAAGATACCATCGAAGCAACCGTTACTTTAGTCGAAAATGTTGTTAGTAAACTGCTGAAAAATTCAGGACTCCAACCTACAGATATTTCTCAACTCACCTCTGTGAGCCTTGTTCCTGCCGTTCCCTCCCTTGATGCGCGGTTGATGAATCGGATGCCCTTCTGTGCCAGTTTAAAGAGAATGCCTTTAGGAGGAATTGGCTGCATGGGGGGAGCGTTTGGAGTCGCTCGCGTCGCCGATTATTTGAAAGGATATCCCACCGAAGCGGCTATTTTAGTCGCCGCAGAACCGTCATCATCCCTGTGGCAAGGCTCTTTACAACGAGATTTGTCCTCAATGATCCACCGTTTGCGGGATGATCCGTCTCAATATAGCGATATTATCATGACGATCGTCACTGCCGCCCTGTTTGGGGATGGTGCAGCAGCAGTTTTAATGGTCGGTCGAGAACATCCTTTAGCTCAAGCCGGTCAACCCCAAGTAATTGATAGCCGTTCTATATTACTTCCCAATACTATCTCTTTAATGGGAATGGATATCGTCAACACCGGCACCAGAAATATTCTCAGGCCAGAAGTGGCTGATTTTGTCAAGGTAGGTTTAAGACAAGCCATTGACCCTCTTCTAGAGGCTCATAATTTGTCAATTGATAAAATTTCTCGTTGGATGGTTCATCCAGGAGGCCCAAAAATTCTTAACGCCGTCGAAGAAGAATTCGGTCTCAATGAGCAAGCTTTACATCTGAGCCGAGAGGTGTTAGAAGAGGTGGGCAATCTATCATCTCCTACCGTTTTATATATTTTGAATAAAACCTTGGCTGGAGAACCCCCAGAACCCGGTTCTTACGGGTTAATCATTGCGATGGGCCCGGGTTTTTCCCAAGAAGTTATTCTCGTGCAATGGTAA